The proteins below come from a single Ovis aries strain OAR_USU_Benz2616 breed Rambouillet chromosome 18, ARS-UI_Ramb_v3.0, whole genome shotgun sequence genomic window:
- the NSMCE3 gene encoding non-structural maintenance of chromosomes element 3 homolog, whose product MSQKPKSRGRPSSQGEREPSGGGEEAPSTSRGPGGAASQRRAQASPAPGPRSQKQLELKVAELVQFLLIKDQRKIPIRRTDILRHVVGDYKDVLPELLRRAAERLEYVFGYRLVELEPRSNTYILVNTLEPVEEDAEVRGDQGTPTTGLLMIVLGLIFMKGNTIKETEVWDFLRRLGVHPDKKHLIFGEPKKLITEDFVRQRYLDYRRIPHTDPVDYELQWGPRTNLETSKMKVLKFVAKVHNQDPKDWPAQYCEALADEEARARPQPAGPSPATASAPTPAPVS is encoded by the coding sequence ATGTCGCAAAAGCCGAAGAGCCGGGGCCGCCCCAGTTCCCAGGGCGAGCGGGAGCCGAGTGGCGGCGGCGAGGAGGCCCCGAGCACGTCTCGCGGGCCGGGCGGCGCCGCGTCGCAGCGGCGGGCCCAGGCCTCCCCCGCGCCGGGGCCGCGCTCGCAGAAGCAGCTGGAGCTGAAGGTGGCGGAGCTGGTGCAGTTCTTGTTGATCAAGGACCAGAGGAAGATCCCTATCCGCCGCACCGACATCCTGCGGCATGTGGTCGGCGACTACAAGGATGTGCTCCCAGAGCTGCTGCGGCGGGCGGCCGAGCGCCTGGAGTACGTGTTCGGGTACCGGCTGGTGGAGCTGGAGCCGCGCAGCAACACCTACATTCTGGTCAACACGCTGGAACCGGTGGAAGAGGACGCGGAGGTGCGCGGAGACCAGGGAACGCCCACCACTGGGCTGCTCATGATCGTGCTGGGGCTCATCTTCATGAAAGGCAATACCATCAAGGAGACCGAGGTCTGGGACTTCCTGCGGCGCCTCGGGGTACACCCCGACAAGAAGCACCTCATCTTCGGGGAACCCAAGAAGCTCATCACCGAGGACTTCGTGCGGCAGCGATACCTGGATTACCGGCGCATCCCGCACACGGACCCCGTGGACTACGAGCTCCAGTGGGGCCCGCGCACCAACCTGGAGACCAGCAAGATGAAGGTGCTCAAGTTTGTGGCTAAAGTCCACAACCAGGACCCCAAGGACTGGCCGGCGCAGTACTGCGAGGCTTTGGCGGACGAGGAGGCCAGGGCCAGACCCCAGCCCGCGGGCCCGAGTCCAGCCACTGCCTCTGCCCCAACCCCTGCTCCTGTCTCTTGA